From the genome of Scleropages formosus chromosome 22, fSclFor1.1, whole genome shotgun sequence:
AAAACGATTTATGTAATACTCGCTTAGACTATGGTCGGAAAACGATTCAGGCAGTCTGTTGCTGACACTAGGGTCCCTCTCAGGGTTTGAAGTAGCATCCTTCTGATTTTCACTCCACCTTCTGAAAGactgtgccatctgctgcccccaGTGGAGGAAGTCTTTCTCAGGTTGTGAAAGATGACCCTTGACACAAACCCACAGACCTATGTGACCAGGCAGGTAAAGTAACTGTTCTCTTCCTCCTTTATCCCCCATTCTCTGTGGTCCAGGCTGCCAAGAGATAGCAGATGAATTCCGCTCGCAGGAGATTGATGGCCAGGCGCTGCTGCTGTTGAAGGAGGACCACCTGATGAGCGCCATGAACATCAAGCTGGGCCCGGCACTCAAGATCTATGCTCGTATCAGCATGCTCAAGGACTCGTAGCTCAGCCTGGGCAATTGAGGGACTTGTCAAAGACAAACGTCACGTCCTTCAACATCAGATCCGAATGTGAACTTTAATCAGACCTTGACATGGATTCCTAACGCTGCACTACACTATGACCTCACACTTAGAGGAGACCCCTTCCTCAAACCTGAGCCCTCCATTCTCTTCTCCATCAGTGACTCCTGGAAGGCCCCCTTCTAAATGGACCAGACACTCGGAACAACACAACAGTGAGACtttgggggggtgcaggggaTACTCTTCCAGTTTTACAGAGGCTGAGACCATACAGCATGGAGGATGGCAAATAGGTGTCACCGTTCAGTGAAAATCAACTAGTGGGCAATTTCAGTcccactgaaatttttttttttttttttttttttttttttaaaaactgtaaaattgtaATATATTTGAATTCATCAAATGTTTGATGTTTATTGGTGTTTATGTTGCTGTTTAAAAAGGAATGCCTGTGATATTGGTGCTAGTCCACATGACATGTGGTATTTACTAGGGTGGCAAAACCAGTGTTTCACAGCAGATGAACAGTCTCTTTACAGTTCACTAGTGTACCATTGGCACCACTGTGCTTTCTACCagttaaaatgctttttcaagGGTCCACAAATGTCTTCCTGCTGCCTGTTTTTCAGGGTCCTGTAGCTCCCTGATGCTGTCTATGTCCTGTTTTCCAACATGAGATACCATGATGGGGAAGACATTTACTCCCCCCAACCACCCCTCTTCCTCTGCCAGTGGGGATGAGTAAGAATATCGGTTGAAATGTTTGCTCTAATGGGCTCTGATGTAAACGCACTCCTACGTCTTTCCCATGGATGCATATCCAGTTGGAGATGTTTTAGTGTGGTGAAACTGTAGCTGTATTACTCAGTGCTGCAGTATGGTAAAGACCAAAACAGTTGGAATGGAGAGGGAAATGCTTTCAATCAGCTCTTAAATGATGTGACTGTGCCATATACAGTGTACTGGTTGTACTGGTTTGTCTCTACAACCTCTATGAGTAGCACTTCAAATAGTGGGATAGGTACTGTTTAGGTGAGACCCTTTAACCGAGCTTTTCTCCGAGATGTTTGTTACTGTGGTGTTACACCCTTCTCTTCTGCAGCTTAGTTTCCTTTTAGCAGAAACCTCCCAAATCTCGAAAGGGCACAtgattcaaataaaaatgacacacagacacacacgtactATTTAAAATGGGGGGATCTTGACAcgtatatttattaatttctgttttggaatGCATTGTCTCGGTTAACTCCGCACTGTTGTGGGGAGAAGAGGTGTATTTTTATTGGCGCTTATAAAGAAACCTGAGGCTGAGAGTTTCCGTGTTAAATTTGTTCATCAGAGGGGGAATGTGGTCTAGCAGTACCGCATTTGATACTTTGTCAGATGTTCATATTTATGCCATAAATGgttttgtaattgttttatattctcaaaaataatttttaaaaatgttaccagCTGTGTCTTATGAGTGCCTAGGAAGTGGAGTACGTTGTTCTGTATGTAATCTGAAACACCATTATTCACTCATAAAAGTTTAAGGTATGTGAATTACAgcattaatattacatttgaGAAGTGCTTCCTCTGAGAACGCCGACAACATAAGGTTgcgaagaaaaagaaaaaaaggaggctTAACTACAAATCCTATTTGACTGTCGGAAACAGATTTATACATTGCTGAGAATGTCATTTTCCCACTAATGAATGCTACTTGCGTTACAGCTAGAGCATGAAAACTTCACATGACCATGTGACTTTGTACCGTATTTCACAGTTTGCAAACCTATCATTTACGTTTATGCTAAATTTCTTTTCATAGTGCTGCCtgttcagtttcatttaaactcatttaaaatgatccCATGCGACCGTCCAAACGGGAACATAACTGGTCTTCAACTTCTTATACCTGCCCAAGACTTGAACGTCCCCATGTGAGATTTTACACTGAATTGTCCTCAACCTAGTCGCGCGTTTCGTTAAATGGATGTGATGTCTACTGTTTCTGCAGGCGCAGAAGATTGTTTAAAGTTTGTGTTATGGACAGAATCCTAACAAGAAACGACGAAATCTGGTACAGACAGGAGCAGGACAGATCATCCATTCATGTGGTACGTTGTCAAACAAGAGCAGATTGATGTTAAACGAGCTCGCATTCTGAAAAGGAGCTATTATTTTCATGCCGACATTCTTTGATGTCTACAGTCCATCTCCTTGTCTATTAAACTCTACTTCTGCAGTTTTAAgctgaaacaatgaacaaaaaGTTCATGGCGGAACTGCGCTGGAGTGAAGATGCATACGAAGGTGTCCGTTACTTGAACGCTGAAGAATGATGATATACTCCATCCACTGAGCTATGTAATAAGACGAGATCCACCTCTGCTTAGTCTGCAGAAGATTGTAGGGAAACTGTGTGACAGTTTCTTACTCATCACATGACTCCTCTTGCTGGATTGTGAACTGAACCTCCAAAAAGCAAATGCTTTTGGCCTGTGGAGCACAGACTTGCATTAGGTGGGTGTCTCAGACGCAGTGATGAGAGGAGGGTGACTCCAGGTACCATGCGAGTCCCTCTGCTCAATTCGTATCGAAAGGAATGTGAGTTCGGGTCTTCTTGCGCTTGACCTTATTGTCGGGACCTGGAACACCCAGAGACTCCAGGCGGAAGGGGCGGGGCAGGAGGGATTCCACATTGGAGCTACTGGAGGTCATAAGGGGCAACCCATTACTGAGAGGGCAATTGTGGGCAGctgcaaagaaaacagagaaacatcACTTTAATTTGCACATCCCATATTAGGAAAAAAGAGATGGAAACTAAGAAACGACACCTACTGAGCATGACGTTTCAGGAACCTTGCTCACCTAAATCAATAATTACGTTTTCAGTTTCATGTAATTAATAATGCAATCAATAGTTAAAATCACAGAAGTTCGTGGGAACACTAGAGTACTAAATGTAGTGCTGACTTTCAATTCAATCCGTCTCAAAGGTgcacttcattattattatgttattccTTTGAATTCCAAAGAAACAGCATATGCTCCATAAAAGCTGCATGCCTTGTGCCCCTTATTTCTATTGCACTTCAGTATATAGGGTTAGGGATGTCTACCCCCCCGCAGTGTCATTTCAAAGCgcttacattttataaaatgactCTTCAAAGCTGTGGGAGTCTATACCTTGTGTTGTTGCAAGGCGTCttactttaaaatatatcaGTCTACATGTGGAGCTGCGAGCATCTCAGTGTCCTGCCCTTGCCCCCACAAAATTGCCATCCACTCTTGCTCTTACCCAGACTCTTCAGGGGGTCAGTGTTGAGAAGCTGGCTAATCCTCCTGGACTTGAAGTAGTTGTTGGCAATGTTCTCGCTGTCACTACGGTTCAGAAATGATTTGTAGCGGTCCTCCTCCTTTATGGGGGAATCAGGCACAATGAGATTGCTTTTAACCACACTTACCCTTTGTCAGTCACCCAAGTTCAACCACgtgaaaatttgcatttacaaggcCTCACACACAGCGATCCCCCTTCAATAAATCTTTCAGAACGCACCGTAGATGTTTCTCCATTGTCTGTGGTTGAGTTTCTGTGAGATGGAGGTTGCCCTTGACTATTTGTAGGATGCGGAGTCACTAAAAAGAAGTCGACAGACACGTGAGCTATTTGCAGACAACTGAATGTAGAAATGAAACCTTATATGAAATGACATGAACCTACAACAGTGGACAATAAGGTTCTCTAAGTGTCCCAAGGCACAGTTGGCATAATGTCATTGAAGTGGGACCTTTCTCCATCCTCACTAACCTGAGGGGAGGGATGTTTTCTGGACCACCACCTCCGGCAGCCTCCACGTGTCATTGTCTTCATCCCACACTGCTTCCCTCCGCACCTGGTCAATGCTGCTATAATTGCAGTCACGGCGGACCAGGGGGACCACGCGCTCCAGGATGCCCTGCAGCAGTTGGGTCTCACGCTCCAGCTTGCGGATTGTGGTCAGGTAGTCGTTGCGCTCGAGCTCAAACTCGGAATGCAGATCGCGGATCTCGATCCGAGCTGCCTTCAGCTGCAAGTGCACCAAACAGGAATCACGTACTGCTGACAGTCCAACACGCAGACCTATAACCACCTGTCAGCTAcgccttttttcccctcaggaaGCTCCATTCACCACAGCGGAAGGCAATGCTTACCGACAGGTAGGAAATCACAAGCACAACAGGTCAACAAAGCTGCTCTCCCCCCCCTCTCTTCTCTAAGTTCCAGGCTACATTGGCAAATTCTGCAGTTCTGACTTTTGGGTGCTGTAGTCTAACGTAGGATCTTGTATTTTAAACCTTTCAGAAGCTTTAAATGTAGTCAAAGTGATGGCAAGCCATAGGACCGAAGGCCTTCTTGCCAACACATATGATTTCGATGCCCACTTCAAACCAAAAGTGGTAACAGCAAAGGTTCAAGCATCAAGGCTGAGACAGAAAACACAGGTCAGAAGATGTGCAGAGAGTGATGATGCATCCTTCTGCAGGCCATCAGAGACAGCACTCGCCTTGCCCTGtgtgctctccagcaggtgacTCTTGGCATGGACCTCCTCCTGGATGGAGTTGTACACGTGCAGAAGCACGCTGTCGCTCTCCTCGCTGTTCTCACTCAGAGCCTCGACGAGCTGCTTCTTCCTCTGGTCAGCTAAGGTCTTCCTTTGCTTGTGCCTCTGCCGCAGCTCCTCGTTCCGGGCCTGCTCCCCTCCAACAaactcctgctccagctgctgcagcctgAGGCCACATTATGGCTCCGTCACAAACCGCTGTTACTTGCCACCCCCTTGTCACAGCCACTTGTGCTTCTACCTCCACATGCTGTTCTAGGTGTGGAAATACCTCTTGGGTTCTCCATGTGCTAGTGTGCATGCACCAATGGTGCTACATGTACCCCTTCTATGTGTTCATACACACTACTAATTATTATTTGGATCTGACTGTATCTGCTCCGGCGTGGTGGGTTTAGCCGGTGCGggctagggttcgagccctgcttcgggtgccttgcgatggactggcgccccgtcctggatgtgtcccctcccccttcggccttaagccctgtgttgccgggttaggctccggcatGCCGCGGGTCAAGTGGTTGCTGGCATTGGTTGGTTGTATCTGCTCCACTTGTggcatccatagtgtgtgtctgtgctagATCACTGTGTTAACCCTCTCCATGCTGTGGCTGTGTATAAGCACTTTGCATGTGTATCTCGTGCCTACCTTTCCAGGGCATGTTTCTGATCCAGTGGACCCGGGGAGACAGTATGGAGCATTTTACCCTCTGGAGCTGGTTTAgcaatttcattattattagccGACTGAGGCTGGTTTACCTGCACATTGTAGAAATTACCATCAGACCTTTACTTTgagtaaaatgtcaaaaaatggatttttaccACAGTAATGGTCCACCCTTGAGGACTATGACTATGTTTCATGGAGATAATATCAAAATCAATTACATAAATGAATGATGGATTCAGAAGTTCTATTTCTGCTGGCAAatcaattaaatttacttgaGATACACTCAGTAGAAAAAGTAATGAGACGGATCCTTTGCAACTGTAAGAAGCTCCTACAAGCTCTGCTGTATACCCACTTTGGCCAAAGCCTGCTCCACACCTGTGACCTCTTGTGGCGCAGCTGTTCCAGGCCGAAAATCCTTTTCTTCATGCTGCTCTGCCCCACTGGAAGTCCCTGATACAACACGCAATCATCACGAACTGCACTGGTGACGTAACAACAAAATTGACATAGAGCACATTTGGAGATTCGCAATGGCTGGAATTGTTCCCAGATGTGTTAGGTGATGCTGATAGGAAAACAGTACCTTTGCTGAGGGCCTTGTTGGGTCTAGACTTCTGCAGGTTACACAGCTTCATCTCATAAGAGGTGCGCAGCTTGGCAATGTCCTCCTGGAGTTTGGCATTAGACTCCTGCTCTGCACTGTATTCTGCCTGCAGCCTGGCCAGCTTCTCCTCATAGTCCTGCACACATGGCCAAGAGGTCACATGAAGCATGTCAGTACATTCTCACCGCTCCAAgtacacaaaaaacagaaaaacagacaaaaaaaagaaccaacTCAATGTGATCACAACATTTCTGAGTCATACTTGTCTTAGTTTCTCATTCTCGGCTTGCAAGTCCAGGGCAGCGTTGGACTGAGGACCAGGTTGGACATCAAGGGTCATCGACATCCGGTCGCCCAGCAATGCTAGTAGTAGGAAAACGAAAGCTGCTCTCAGGAAGCAATTCCAACAGGGTGGGAAGAAAGGTGTTTGAAATAGGGAGCATGCAGGCACTCACAAGAGGCAGGGGTAGTCCCCAGTTGCCCAGAGAGGAGGGCCCGTAACTGCTTGATCTCCTCCTGGTACTGCCTTAGCAAGGCATCTTTGGGGTCCTCGTTGATGCGTGGCCGATTCTGAATGCTTTTGGCACGGTGGGCATAGCGCAGAGTACTTAGAGTCTCCTCGTAGTTGTTGTCAGCAGGTGAAAGGCAGGCCACCATGAGTGTGCGGGTGTTCCCACCCAGCGAGTCTTGAAGCAGGCGTGTCAGTTTGGAATCACGGTACGGCACATGGCGAGAACGCCCATCCACCAGTGCCGAGATGACATTGCCCAGTGCCGACAGCGACAGATTGATCTTGGTAGCCTCACGCAGGCGCTCTCCTGTTGCACCTGTCT
Proteins encoded in this window:
- the kif17 gene encoding kinesin-like protein KIF17 isoform X1; translation: MYRFAIVKAEIMSSESVKVVVRCRPMNARERALGCKTVVSMEPKRCQCFIEKPGAPEEPAKQFTFDGTYLSEHTTEQLYNEVAYPLVEGVTEGYNGTIFAYGQTGSGKSFTMQGTAELPAQRGIIPRAFEHIFETIQCSENTKFLVRASYLEIYNEEIRDLLGSDTKQKMELKEHPERGVYVHDLSLHTVHSVAECEHVMEKGWKNRSVGYTLMNKDSSRSHSIFSIHMEICNTDASGEDHLRAGKLNLVDLAGSERQSKTGATGERLREATKINLSLSALGNVISALVDGRSRHVPYRDSKLTRLLQDSLGGNTRTLMVACLSPADNNYEETLSTLRYAHRAKSIQNRPRINEDPKDALLRQYQEEIKQLRALLSGQLGTTPASSLLGDRMSMTLDVQPGPQSNAALDLQAENEKLRQDYEEKLARLQAEYSAEQESNAKLQEDIAKLRTSYEMKLCNLQKSRPNKALSKGTSSGAEQHEEKDFRPGTAAPQEVTGVEQALAKVNQPQSANNNEIAKPAPEGKMLHTVSPGPLDQKHALERLQQLEQEFVGGEQARNEELRQRHKQRKTLADQRKKQLVEALSENSEESDSVLLHVYNSIQEEVHAKSHLLESTQGKLKAARIEIRDLHSEFELERNDYLTTIRKLERETQLLQGILERVVPLVRRDCNYSSIDQVRREAVWDEDNDTWRLPEVVVQKTSLPSVTPHPTNSQGQPPSHRNSTTDNGETSTEEDRYKSFLNRSDSENIANNYFKSRRISQLLNTDPLKSLAAHNCPLSNGLPLMTSSSSNVESLLPRPFRLESLGVPGPDNKVKRKKTRTHIPFDTN
- the kif17 gene encoding kinesin-like protein KIF17 isoform X2; protein product: MLCCSLNAPGLNPTPAVVPLIKGVTEGYNGTIFAYGQTGSGKSFTMQGTAELPAQRGIIPRAFEHIFETIQCSENTKFLVRASYLEIYNEEIRDLLGSDTKQKMELKEHPERGVYVHDLSLHTVHSVAECEHVMEKGWKNRSVGYTLMNKDSSRSHSIFSIHMEICNTDASGEDHLRAGKLNLVDLAGSERQSKTGATGERLREATKINLSLSALGNVISALVDGRSRHVPYRDSKLTRLLQDSLGGNTRTLMVACLSPADNNYEETLSTLRYAHRAKSIQNRPRINEDPKDALLRQYQEEIKQLRALLSGQLGTTPASSLLGDRMSMTLDVQPGPQSNAALDLQAENEKLRQDYEEKLARLQAEYSAEQESNAKLQEDIAKLRTSYEMKLCNLQKSRPNKALSKGTSSGAEQHEEKDFRPGTAAPQEVTGVEQALAKVNQPQSANNNEIAKPAPEGKMLHTVSPGPLDQKHALERLQQLEQEFVGGEQARNEELRQRHKQRKTLADQRKKQLVEALSENSEESDSVLLHVYNSIQEEVHAKSHLLESTQGKLKAARIEIRDLHSEFELERNDYLTTIRKLERETQLLQGILERVVPLVRRDCNYSSIDQVRREAVWDEDNDTWRLPEVVVQKTSLPSVTPHPTNSQGQPPSHRNSTTDNGETSTEEDRYKSFLNRSDSENIANNYFKSRRISQLLNTDPLKSLAAHNCPLSNGLPLMTSSSSNVESLLPRPFRLESLGVPGPDNKVKRKKTRTHIPFDTN